GGAAATACCGCCGCGCCCGGTGGGACAACCGCCGGGCCGGCGAGTCACTGCCGCACTGCGCTGGGGCTTCCTGGACCTCGGGCCAACCATCGCCTTCTACATGGCCATCGGCGTGGTCCTGGCTGGGCTCATCGCTGCTTTCCTGCCGCCGACCTGGGTGGACAGCTACCTGCGGGAGAGCTCAGGCACCGCCCTGCTGGCGGCGGGGGTCCTGGGGGCCAGCATCTACGTCTGCGCGGTTGCGCACATACCGTTGGTAGCGAGCATCCTCGCCGCCGGCGCCGCACCCGGGATCTCCATCGTCTTCCTGGTCACGGGCACGGCCACGAATCTGCCGGAGCTCATCGCCCTCTACAACACGATAGGCCGTCGCACGGTTCTCCTGTACGCGGGATCGCTGATAACCGGCGCCATGGTCGCGGGCCTGCTGGTGAACGCTTGGCTGATGCCGGGTTTCGTGCCGGCTTTCGACCCCCTTAAGAGCCTTGAACTGATGGAGGCGGGAGAACGGCTCCAGCCCACGGTGGGCCGCATCCCGAGCCTGGTCTCAACGGGCCTGCTGGTGGCCTTGGCGAGCTACGGCACCTGGCGCTGGGTCACGGCGCGCATCCGCCGCCGCAGGGCCGCCTTCCGGCGGGACGACTCCTGCTGTTCCGACTGAGGCCAGCGCCACGATGGCTTCTCTCTCCTCCCGGTCGAGTACGGGGGAAAGCAGCTCGGCCGGATTCGGCAACGCCCCGCGGAATGCCCGGCGCTCCGCATCGTCCACCTCGAAGATGGACATGCCGGCTTCCTGCAACCGGACGAGGGCTGCCTCCTCGCGCCGGCGCGCATCTTCTCGCTGCCAGGCGGTGGTTTCACGCAGCGCCGCCCGGAGGCCGCGCCGTGCCTGCTCGTCCACCGCAACCCACTGGTCGTGGGGGCTCACCACTACCCATCCCTCGTAACGATGCCGGGACAGGGATACGGCCAAATGCGCGCGGAAAAGCTCCTCCCGCACAAGCTCTTGTAGGGTGGCGGCCCGGCTGGCAATCAAACACTCTCGCAGCACCGCCTCGCGGTCGCGGGGATTGATGCGCCGGGGATACGCCCGCCAGTGGTGGAACTGCCGCTCGGCGACGGGATCGGGACGGGTAAGCAGGAATTCGCGAATCCGAAGGTTGCGCACCCTGTCATAACGCTTCAGTCCCGACAGTACGTGCATGCCTTCGTCCCAGTAGGCGAGTATCTCCCAGCCCCGTTCTCGCGCCCGCGTCTCCAGGGCCGTTCCCAGGGCGCCGTCCACGGCCTCGTGAACCGCCTCTAACGAAGAATAGAGGAAGGGGAGTTCCAGGACCTCCAGCTCGGGCACCTGCGTCGCCAGGCTGCGGACAGGCATAAGGAAGAGATCCGGCAGCGACCCCGGCAAAACGGTGCGCGAAGCCGGTTGCACTGCTACCTCCACACCGTAGTCGGCCGCGTGGCGTACCAGGCGGCCGACGGCGGCCCAGGCCAAGTGGTCGTCATCGCGAGGCGCGACCACTGCCAGCTGGAGCTTAAGGGAGTCCTCCGCAACCTCCGCACTCCTCTCGGCCGGCGCGCCGGCGGTGGCGCCTGTCGCCGCCGCGAAAGACAACCATAGGCACAGGGGACCCAGCAGCAAAGCGTTGATAATCTTAGTGCCTACCATGCAGTCTGGGGATGTACCGTCGCGCCGAGCGCACAAGCGTCTGACACGGAGCGAGCCGGGGATGGACATGCGCCGGCCTCGGCGGGGCTGACAATGCCACGACGGCATTGCTCAGCGTTTTCCGGGGCTGCGAAACGCATTCACCTGATCAGCGCACGACCACGCCGCGCGGACCCTGCCCCACCGGGATACTCGCCACCTGGGTGTGGGACTCGCTGTCGACCACCACGAGTTCGTCGCGGCGGTTGCAGTTGACGAAGAAATAACGGCCGTCGTTGCTGAAGTCGCCCGTGCTCGCGAAGCACCTCTCCGGCAACTGGATGGAGTGGATGATCTGCAGGAAGGTGGAAGAGCTCTCGTCCACGTCCAGCACGTCAATGCGGCTCGCATCGTCCGGGTTCGATCCCGGCGTCGGGTCACCCCGCAGGATCAGGTAGGCGTACCGCCCGTCCGGGGTAAACTCGCTGGTCTGCGCATCGAGCCCCAGTCCGTCCGCACGGGTGAGCTTCTTCAAGTAAACCGGCCGCATCCCGGGGCTGTTCGGCAGGTGGCTGATGTCCCAGATGTCATAGGTGTTGTCACCTTCCAGGTTCTCCACCAGCACGATTCTGCCATTGGTCGTGGCCATGAAAGGCAGAACCTTCTCGTCCTGCTTCAAGGGCGGGGGCTGCACCTGGTGGATGATCTGCTTGGACGCTATGTCCACCACCGTCATGGACTCGCCACCCAGGTCCGGTTCTATGAAGAACCGCCCATCGGGCGTGATGGTGGCGTCACAGGGCCGTGCTGCCCCCCGGGTGGCAGTGGCCGGCGTCGCCGGGTCCAGATCGGGCACCGTGAGCGCCGTCAGGATAGTCCCGAAGGTAGGGCTATCGGGATCAGTATCGATTTCCTGGATGCGGTCCACCTCCCGCGCCGAGTTCCATGCCGTGCGCCCATCGGGCATGATGCCGATGAAGTTCGAGCCGCTGTCCGGTCTGCGCGGGACGTTGTAGGTATCCACCTCGACCACGTTGCCTTCCCGGTTAAGCGGGCTCAGGGACGCCTTGGCCTTGACGCCGATCACATGGCCGCTCAGGCCGGTCCACCACCATGCCGGGTGACCGTCGTACTGGTTGGCCGGCCAGCTCGTCCCGAAGCCTACATCCATGCGATCCTTCTCCCAGCAGCGTAGCGGCTTCTTTCCATTGGAGGTCACACAGCGGACCAGCGACAAGGTATTGTCGCCTCTATTGGAGACGAATACGTTGGACACCTCCGCTGAGGCAGGCACTGAAAAGGCGAGCGCGATGCTACCGACGAGGGTTGTCAGGGCTGTCTTCATCGGAAATCCTCCATATCGCTTTAGGCGGTTTAATTTATCCCGAGTTAAGTCTAAATATAGTAAATACATCGAATGGATGCCATTGGTCGGCAGTATGCTGAATCTATTCAAACTTTTTATCGTATTCTTATTTTTTAATGCAATTCTGTTGCAGATGGCCATGACATACGCCTACCCTCGATCTGGCGGACAACGCAGGAACACGCGATGACAAACGAAGACTACAAGGCGCTTGCCTCCGAACTCAGCTACATCCTCAGCCTCCAGGTCCCCCCCCTCGCCATCACCTTCTCCGAGGTGGCGGCCGAGAACGTTCCCGCCTTCGAGGGCATCATGCCGGAACCTGCCGACGACGGCCGGACGGGGCGTGTGCCGGCCGGCTGCGTCTTCTGGATCAAGGCCCAGGACCGTACCTTCTCCACCGCCGCAGAGGACCATGGCAATTGCAGCGTTGGCAGCGTCACCCACGGCTTGAAGACGCTGAATGAGGTGAGTGAAAACTCCGACGTGGCGAGTCTCGTAGGCGCGGGCTGGGTGACGCCCGGGATGATTCCGCAGATCCCCACGGTCAAGGGCGACCCCAGCCATGTGACCTACGGGCCCCTCTACGAGACGCCCGTGGAGCCCGATGTGGTCTTCCTGCGCCTGAACGCGAAACAGGCCATGGTCATGGCGGACGCCCTTCCCGACATCAATTTCCAAGGGAAGCCCCAGTGCCACATCATCGCTATCGCCAAAGAGCAGAATGAGGTGGCGATCAGCGTCGGCTGCATGTTGAGCCGCGTCCGCACGGGCATGACAGCATCCGAGATGACCTGCGCCATTCCGGCAGGACGCCTGACGGAGGTGGTGGAGAAGCTGCGCAGCGCGTGCAACGCGGACAAGGCCGTCGCCGCCTACGCCAGCGACGACTCCAAACGCTTCGGCCAATATCTGTCTTGAGCCCGCGGGCCGGCCGCTCCAGCCCCCCCTCGGTCAG
The Gammaproteobacteria bacterium DNA segment above includes these coding regions:
- a CDS encoding permease; this encodes MVSPAWNQFGGTIWQILSESSFWVIASLLVGGLVHEFLPSSRFRALLNRKGRSAMGGAILFGAFLPICSCGVIPLAISLYRSGVRLGPVMAFAAATPIINPAAVILSYALLGPRITLAYVALGLLLPFLLGVIAERWGDSRTGHGTPAAPDCCSATPSCSEEIPPRPVGQPPGRRVTAALRWGFLDLGPTIAFYMAIGVVLAGLIAAFLPPTWVDSYLRESSGTALLAAGVLGASIYVCAVAHIPLVASILAAGAAPGISIVFLVTGTATNLPELIALYNTIGRRTVLLYAGSLITGAMVAGLLVNAWLMPGFVPAFDPLKSLELMEAGERLQPTVGRIPSLVSTGLLVALASYGTWRWVTARIRRRRAAFRRDDSCCSD
- the dctP gene encoding TRAP transporter substrate-binding protein DctP encodes the protein MVGTKIINALLLGPLCLWLSFAAATGATAGAPAERSAEVAEDSLKLQLAVVAPRDDDHLAWAAVGRLVRHAADYGVEVAVQPASRTVLPGSLPDLFLMPVRSLATQVPELEVLELPFLYSSLEAVHEAVDGALGTALETRARERGWEILAYWDEGMHVLSGLKRYDRVRNLRIREFLLTRPDPVAERQFHHWRAYPRRINPRDREAVLRECLIASRAATLQELVREELFRAHLAVSLSRHRYEGWVVVSPHDQWVAVDEQARRGLRAALRETTAWQREDARRREEAALVRLQEAGMSIFEVDDAERRAFRGALPNPAELLSPVLDREEREAIVALASVGTAGVVPPEGGPAAADARRDPAPGAVARQGHQQAR
- a CDS encoding DUF169 domain-containing protein; translation: MTNEDYKALASELSYILSLQVPPLAITFSEVAAENVPAFEGIMPEPADDGRTGRVPAGCVFWIKAQDRTFSTAAEDHGNCSVGSVTHGLKTLNEVSENSDVASLVGAGWVTPGMIPQIPTVKGDPSHVTYGPLYETPVEPDVVFLRLNAKQAMVMADALPDINFQGKPQCHIIAIAKEQNEVAISVGCMLSRVRTGMTASEMTCAIPAGRLTEVVEKLRSACNADKAVAAYASDDSKRFGQYLS